From one Methanobrevibacter woesei genomic stretch:
- a CDS encoding MTH1187 family thiamine-binding protein, whose translation MITADFAIVPVGSKDTECKDYVTAAVQAIKDSGLNYQLTGMGTQIEADNLKELYDAIATAQEAVFKIGVGRVYTIIKVDDRRDLDNRTLNVKIDTVNEMLK comes from the coding sequence ATGATAACCGCAGATTTTGCAATAGTTCCTGTTGGAAGTAAAGATACTGAATGTAAAGACTATGTAACCGCAGCAGTTCAAGCTATTAAAGATTCAGGTCTCAATTACCAGTTAACAGGAATGGGAACACAAATAGAAGCAGATAATCTCAAAGAATTATATGATGCAATAGCTACTGCACAGGAAGCTGTTTTCAAAATAGGTGTAGGCAGAGTTTATACTATTATTAAAGTCGATGATAGAAGAGACCTTGATAACAGAACCTTAAATGTGAAAATAGACACAGTAAATGAAATGTTAAAATAA
- a CDS encoding TIGR00269 family protein, translated as MSDLDLSEFNENLFLRINNLIKEYNLICEGETVAVALSGGKDSVLTLHALKNYQQFVDFDLIAISVDEGIAGYRQDGVDAASENADNLGIKLIKKSFKKEEGFILDDIYMNFKSACIPCGVFRRNILNKTAYELGASKIATGHNLDDEIQSFLMSFARGDLIKFSKYGPMLDVIHPKLVPRIKPLWNTPEKEVLLWAQKNNVPFHSAPCPYSSLSLRSKIKGFLNDCEKMNPEIKYNVMESFNKILTFESSISPVLNECEICGEPTSSDICKACELKKEINED; from the coding sequence ATGTCTGATTTAGATTTAAGTGAATTTAATGAAAACCTTTTTTTAAGGATTAATAATTTAATCAAGGAATATAATTTGATTTGTGAAGGTGAAACAGTAGCAGTTGCTTTATCTGGTGGTAAAGATAGTGTTTTAACTTTACATGCTCTTAAAAATTATCAGCAGTTTGTTGATTTTGATTTGATAGCTATTTCTGTTGATGAAGGTATTGCAGGTTACCGTCAGGATGGTGTTGATGCAGCTTCTGAAAATGCAGATAATTTAGGTATTAAATTAATTAAAAAATCATTTAAAAAAGAGGAAGGTTTTATTTTAGATGATATTTATATGAATTTTAAAAGTGCATGTATTCCTTGTGGTGTTTTTAGACGAAATATATTAAATAAAACTGCTTATGAATTAGGGGCTTCTAAAATAGCTACTGGTCATAATTTAGATGATGAAATTCAATCATTTTTAATGAGTTTTGCTCGTGGAGATCTAATTAAATTTTCTAAATATGGTCCTATGTTAGATGTGATTCATCCCAAATTAGTTCCAAGAATTAAACCATTATGGAATACTCCTGAAAAAGAAGTTCTTTTATGGGCTCAAAAGAATAATGTTCCTTTTCATTCTGCGCCATGTCCTTATTCTAGCTTGTCATTAAGATCTAAAATTAAAGGATTTTTAAATGATTGTGAAAAAATGAATCCTGAAATAAAGTATAATGTAATGGAATCATTTAATAAAATTTTAACTTTTGAAAGTAGTATTTCTCCAGTTCTAAATGAATGTGAAATATGTGGTGAACCTACTTCTTCTGATATTTGTAAAGCTTGTGAATTAAAAAAAGAGATTAATGAGGATTAA
- a CDS encoding calcium/sodium antiporter, giving the protein MDLIIEVIILLVGFVLLIKGADYFVDGASNVARILKIPAIIIGLTVVGFGTSAPEAAVSITAALSGNNAIAVSNIVGSNIFNLLFIVGVCAIIKNLKIGRNLLKQDLPFLVLVSALIVVLILINWDITRLEGLILLILIILYVSYLVYTAKKSKEAEYIEKPTIGKGRSILYIVAGLIGVIIGGECVVEGASSIAMAMGMSETLVGLTIVAIGTSLPELVTSLTALKRKENQIVIGNIVGSNIFNILFILGLSSLITPIPVSPEMIVDLGLMLGMTILAFIFAKLDSDYNKKEGIILTALFIIYMIFAILRN; this is encoded by the coding sequence ATGGATTTAATAATTGAAGTCATAATTTTACTAGTTGGTTTTGTGCTCCTTATTAAAGGTGCAGACTATTTTGTAGATGGAGCTAGTAATGTTGCACGTATTTTAAAAATACCTGCAATCATTATTGGTTTAACAGTTGTAGGATTTGGTACTAGTGCTCCTGAAGCTGCAGTTTCAATTACAGCGGCTCTTAGTGGAAATAATGCAATAGCTGTAAGTAATATTGTTGGAAGTAACATATTCAACCTTTTATTTATTGTAGGTGTCTGTGCAATAATAAAAAATCTTAAAATTGGTAGAAATTTACTTAAACAGGATTTACCCTTTTTAGTACTTGTAAGCGCACTTATTGTTGTCTTAATCTTAATTAACTGGGATATTACAAGATTAGAAGGATTAATTTTACTTATATTAATTATTTTATATGTTTCATATCTTGTATATACTGCTAAAAAGTCCAAAGAAGCAGAATATATTGAAAAACCTACTATTGGAAAAGGTAGAAGCATACTGTACATTGTAGCAGGTTTAATTGGAGTTATTATTGGTGGAGAATGTGTTGTTGAAGGTGCATCGTCCATTGCTATGGCAATGGGAATGAGTGAAACCTTAGTTGGATTAACCATAGTAGCTATAGGTACTTCACTTCCAGAACTTGTTACATCTCTTACAGCACTTAAAAGAAAAGAAAATCAAATTGTTATTGGAAATATAGTTGGATCCAACATATTTAACATTTTATTTATCTTGGGATTAAGTTCATTGATTACACCAATCCCGGTAAGTCCTGAAATGATTGTTGATTTAGGATTAATGTTAGGTATGACCATACTTGCATTCATATTTGCAAAATTAGACTCCGACTACAACAAAAAAGAAGGAATTATCCTTACAGCCCTATTTATAATATATATGATATTTGCTATATTGAGGAATTAA
- a CDS encoding hemolysin family protein, with product MYETIISIVIIVVLIVVNGIFSMSELAVVSSRKGKLQKMYNDGKKHAKTAIDLMENPNQFLSTIQIGITLIGILTGAFGGATLSDPLNAIISPYIPYSEIVSTIVVVIITTYLSLVVGELVPKRVALNNPENIAVKVAKWMKLLSKASGPFVVILSKSTNGLLRLMGISHEENNAITEEEIELMIEEGRVEGTIEKEEEDIIKRVFKLDDQKVDMIMTPRNEIVWIDLEDTPEENQNKIIESKRSIFPVASGELDDFIGVVQAKDILSVLFKEEDLEIEDIIKDPLVVPENLEALELVKQFKENKEYVHMSLVVDEFGSLTGLITLNDLLEGIVGDIPGIDETDDPIAIKRNDDSWLIDGRYQIDRFKELFDFDGEFPDEKEDNFTTIAGFILSYCGKIPTDGETFKWDRFCFEIMDMDGHQIDKILVTDLGDKPKYENNEEGETD from the coding sequence ATGTATGAAACGATAATCTCGATAGTTATTATAGTTGTATTAATTGTTGTTAACGGTATATTTTCCATGTCTGAATTGGCAGTTGTATCTTCAAGGAAAGGTAAACTTCAAAAAATGTATAATGATGGGAAAAAACACGCAAAAACCGCTATAGATTTGATGGAAAATCCTAATCAATTTTTATCTACAATTCAGATTGGAATTACACTTATTGGTATATTAACAGGGGCTTTTGGTGGAGCAACATTATCTGATCCATTAAATGCAATTATTTCACCATATATCCCGTATAGTGAAATTGTAAGTACAATCGTTGTTGTAATTATAACTACCTACTTATCCTTAGTTGTTGGAGAACTTGTTCCAAAAAGAGTTGCATTAAACAATCCTGAAAATATTGCAGTTAAAGTTGCAAAATGGATGAAATTATTATCCAAAGCATCTGGACCATTTGTTGTTATCTTAAGTAAATCTACAAATGGACTTTTAAGATTAATGGGAATTAGTCATGAAGAAAATAATGCAATTACAGAAGAAGAAATTGAATTGATGATTGAAGAAGGTAGAGTAGAAGGAACTATTGAAAAAGAAGAAGAAGACATTATTAAAAGAGTATTCAAACTTGATGATCAAAAAGTAGATATGATTATGACTCCAAGAAATGAAATCGTCTGGATTGATTTGGAAGATACTCCTGAAGAAAACCAAAATAAGATTATTGAAAGTAAAAGATCAATATTCCCGGTAGCTAGTGGAGAATTAGATGATTTCATTGGAGTTGTTCAAGCAAAAGATATTCTTTCTGTTTTATTTAAAGAAGAAGACTTAGAAATAGAAGATATCATTAAAGATCCATTAGTTGTTCCTGAAAACTTAGAAGCATTAGAATTAGTCAAACAATTTAAAGAAAACAAAGAATATGTCCATATGTCCTTAGTTGTAGATGAATTTGGAAGTTTAACTGGATTAATTACTTTAAATGACTTACTTGAAGGCATTGTTGGAGATATCCCGGGTATTGATGAAACAGATGACCCAATAGCTATTAAAAGAAATGATGATTCCTGGTTAATTGATGGAAGATATCAAATTGACAGATTTAAAGAATTATTTGACTTTGATGGCGAATTTCCAGATGAAAAAGAAGATAACTTTACAACAATAGCTGGATTTATTTTAAGTTATTGTGGTAAAATACCTACTGACGGTGAAACCTTTAAATGGGACAGATTCTGTTTTGAGATTATGGACATGGATGGTCACCAAATTGACAAGATACTTGTAACTGATTTAGGCGACAAACCAAAATATGAAAATAATGAAGAAGGAGAAACAGACTAA
- a CDS encoding DUF1922 domain-containing protein gives MYLIFRCDCGRVLYAKKGVATRKCTCGKTIKVKERRIFKKVETREEASEAVQEMQDEIYGNTGFKLASEL, from the coding sequence ATGTATTTAATATTTCGTTGTGACTGCGGTAGAGTTTTATATGCAAAAAAAGGAGTAGCTACTCGAAAATGCACATGCGGTAAAACTATTAAAGTTAAAGAAAGGAGAATCTTTAAAAAAGTTGAAACCCGTGAAGAAGCATCAGAAGCAGTTCAGGAAATGCAAGATGAAATCTATGGAAATACTGGCTTTAAATTAGCTAGTGAATTATAA
- a CDS encoding TraB/GumN family protein yields MNRECLTIIGTAHVSEKSVEEVKDAIYEKQPDVVAIELDRGRYTRLRKEMAGIEEDDTIPITQIIKENKIGVFLVSTILGHFQSKIGAELDVKPGSEMIGAIEAAEDLKIPIALIDRDINITLQRALNKMTFKEKFKFLTSLVTSFFSDDDEADELDIEELKNPENIDEVMGYFKEVSPGAYEVLVKERDAYLAGNILRIKQDKVVAVVGAGHKPGIEAHLNNPEGIPPLSSLVITNEKKSIPWAKIILALIPILFVVIFFLAFISGINISDNLIEFIAISMIMGFLGSILSGSKLISAIVGGVVAPLTIIHPLLAAGWFSGLTEAKLRKIRKRDISNLSNVEKISDLWHNNIIRILLVVIGTNLAVSIATLIILPSQVFIPLFMKIFGG; encoded by the coding sequence ATGAATAGAGAATGTTTAACAATCATTGGGACTGCACATGTATCTGAAAAAAGTGTAGAAGAAGTTAAAGATGCAATCTACGAAAAACAACCAGATGTAGTAGCTATTGAACTTGATAGAGGTAGATACACTAGACTCAGAAAAGAAATGGCAGGTATTGAAGAAGATGATACCATCCCAATTACTCAAATTATTAAAGAAAATAAAATTGGAGTATTTCTTGTAAGTACCATCCTTGGACATTTCCAGTCAAAAATTGGTGCAGAACTTGATGTAAAACCAGGATCAGAAATGATTGGTGCTATTGAAGCTGCAGAAGATTTAAAAATCCCAATTGCATTGATTGATAGAGACATCAATATTACATTACAAAGAGCACTTAATAAAATGACTTTTAAAGAAAAATTTAAATTTCTTACAAGTCTTGTAACTTCCTTTTTCTCAGATGATGACGAAGCAGATGAACTTGATATTGAAGAACTTAAAAATCCAGAAAATATTGATGAAGTTATGGGATATTTCAAAGAAGTTTCCCCTGGAGCATATGAAGTTCTTGTAAAAGAAAGAGATGCTTATCTTGCAGGAAATATTTTAAGAATAAAACAAGATAAAGTAGTTGCAGTTGTTGGTGCAGGCCATAAACCTGGAATTGAAGCACATCTAAACAATCCAGAAGGCATACCTCCACTTTCATCATTAGTTATTACCAACGAAAAAAAAAGCATACCTTGGGCTAAAATCATCTTAGCATTAATCCCAATCTTATTTGTTGTGATATTTTTTCTGGCTTTTATAAGTGGTATTAACATTAGTGATAACCTTATTGAATTTATTGCCATTAGTATGATAATGGGGTTTCTAGGTTCAATATTATCTGGTTCTAAATTAATTTCAGCTATTGTCGGAGGTGTTGTGGCTCCATTAACCATAATTCATCCATTATTAGCTGCAGGTTGGTTTTCTGGTTTAACTGAAGCAAAATTAAGGAAAATTAGAAAAAGAGACATATCTAATCTTTCTAATGTTGAAAAAATAAGTGACTTATGGCACAACAACATAATAAGAATTTTACTTGTTGTTATTGGTACTAATTTAGCAGTTAGCATAGCTACTTTAATTATACTTCCATCCCAAGTTTTTATACCTTTATTTATGAAAATATTTGGTGGATAG
- the comB gene encoding 2-phosphosulfolactate phosphatase: protein MKITLSFEKTTTTDVSIMVDALRASSSIVLGLNNFKEIIPCFTPEEAFKLGEEYNAILAGEREGIKIKGFDIGNSPKAIETYKIPPEKKDTLILTTSNGTRILKDMKSTVLVGSIVNAEAVGKKSIEIAENEIDVVMAGYKGNFALEDFLASGEIIYWIEKELTDNSIEFEISDFAKAAILASRDYENVKKAFYNCNSGRKLKKLNSQDDVTYCVQKNISDNVAIYKNGKLKVFK, encoded by the coding sequence ATGAAAATTACATTATCCTTTGAAAAAACAACCACTACTGACGTTTCAATAATGGTTGATGCATTAAGAGCAAGTTCAAGCATAGTTTTAGGATTAAATAATTTTAAAGAAATAATACCATGTTTTACACCAGAAGAAGCTTTTAAACTAGGTGAAGAATATAATGCAATACTTGCGGGTGAACGTGAAGGAATAAAAATTAAAGGTTTTGATATTGGCAATTCACCTAAAGCTATTGAAACTTATAAAATACCTCCAGAAAAAAAGGACACCCTTATTTTAACAACAAGCAATGGAACTAGAATATTGAAAGATATGAAATCCACAGTTCTTGTTGGATCAATAGTTAATGCTGAGGCAGTTGGTAAAAAATCTATTGAAATAGCTGAAAATGAAATTGATGTAGTTATGGCAGGATATAAAGGTAATTTCGCACTTGAAGACTTTTTAGCATCAGGAGAAATTATTTACTGGATAGAAAAAGAACTGACAGATAACTCTATAGAATTTGAGATTAGTGATTTTGCAAAAGCTGCAATATTAGCCAGTAGAGACTATGAAAATGTAAAAAAAGCATTTTATAACTGTAATTCCGGGCGTAAACTTAAAAAATTAAACTCCCAAGATGATGTGACCTACTGTGTTCAGAAAAACATTAGTGATAATGTAGCAATTTATAAAAATGGAAAGTTAAAAGTATTTAAATAG
- a CDS encoding methanogenesis marker 7 protein, which yields MYETLTFTGGVHKSEELKELIEDLGGFILQENVFQMDLVLNMAIPLEDVKKIEEKSKELLGKVSVAPMAGSEIVIVSPTLARHHLPHAACDISEYLREYGAKDNMIGLARGDGKGTSGITEEEKKLIEEHDLAIFALGSFKQCIIDKSFLFDDIDIPVIVTGAPDIPLEELPGADAYVGGLGRIPRRLRRGPDIRALDKLVETAEEILNNKKREMVHDAPLVPPIVVKNAIEHQVPAINDVISPLPVTGQLDGVRVKLDYDKYHEEIENVIVDGKKLSELAEIKKSFMYDYILVKIYSESSLIQ from the coding sequence ATGTATGAAACATTAACATTTACTGGTGGAGTTCATAAAAGTGAAGAACTTAAGGAACTCATTGAAGATTTAGGGGGATTTATTCTCCAAGAAAATGTTTTTCAAATGGATTTAGTTTTAAATATGGCTATTCCATTAGAGGATGTTAAGAAAATAGAAGAAAAATCAAAAGAACTTTTAGGTAAAGTATCTGTTGCTCCTATGGCAGGTTCTGAGATTGTAATTGTTTCCCCTACTCTTGCAAGACATCATCTTCCTCATGCTGCTTGTGATATTTCTGAATATCTTCGTGAGTATGGTGCTAAAGATAACATGATTGGACTTGCTCGTGGAGATGGAAAAGGAACTTCTGGAATTACAGAAGAGGAAAAAAAATTAATTGAAGAACATGACTTAGCTATTTTTGCATTAGGTAGTTTTAAACAATGTATTATTGACAAATCATTTTTATTTGATGATATTGACATTCCAGTTATTGTAACTGGTGCTCCAGACATTCCTCTTGAAGAGCTTCCTGGAGCAGATGCTTATGTTGGTGGACTTGGTAGAATTCCAAGACGTTTAAGAAGAGGTCCTGATATTCGTGCTCTTGATAAGCTAGTGGAAACTGCTGAAGAAATATTAAATAATAAAAAACGTGAAATGGTTCATGATGCACCATTGGTACCACCAATAGTTGTTAAAAATGCAATTGAACACCAAGTTCCAGCTATTAATGATGTTATATCTCCACTTCCTGTCACTGGTCAATTAGATGGTGTTCGTGTTAAATTAGATTATGATAAATATCATGAAGAAATTGAAAATGTTATTGTTGATGGTAAAAAGTTATCTGAATTAGCTGAAATTAAAAAATCTTTCATGTATGATTACATTCTTGTTAAAATATATAGTGAAAGTTCTCTTATTCAATAA
- a CDS encoding metallophosphoesterase: MTIILSIFYFLLLKYTSYLFIPISDLQTITIVLVLAFINVISVYFELKHSNIISRTLMFFSESIKWASIMYGFLALAVFLFNCIICPIPIEYAKFMLLIIILLYIYGIYNARHVKINEKNLYLKNLTEEMTIVHISDIHVGSLIRDSLMRKTVEKINEVNPDIVIISGDLADGTCAIGPNHFDIFKKSNSPIIFTPGNHDDYPDLECVINAAENAKITVLNNESMKFKGVNIYGLPFSFYHNSQCNFNLNKNETNLLIYHVPMNWDEFIEMGFDIQLSGHTHGGQFYPATYFIKRMFPYSRGLFEKNRSYLNVTDGIGTFGPPIRVGTHCDMSVLKLKRKN; encoded by the coding sequence ATGACTATTATCCTATCTATTTTCTATTTTTTACTTTTAAAATACACTAGCTATTTGTTTATTCCTATTTCAGATTTACAAACAATAACTATTGTATTGGTTCTGGCTTTTATAAATGTTATTTCAGTTTATTTTGAATTAAAGCATTCTAATATTATTTCAAGGACACTAATGTTTTTTTCTGAATCTATAAAGTGGGCATCAATAATGTATGGATTTTTAGCATTAGCTGTATTCTTATTTAACTGTATTATTTGTCCAATTCCAATTGAATATGCTAAATTCATGTTGTTAATAATAATTTTATTATACATTTATGGAATTTATAATGCAAGGCATGTTAAAATAAATGAGAAGAATTTATATCTAAAAAATTTAACTGAAGAAATGACCATAGTTCATATATCTGATATACATGTGGGTTCACTTATTAGAGATTCTTTAATGAGAAAAACTGTTGAAAAAATAAATGAAGTAAATCCAGATATTGTTATTATATCGGGTGATTTGGCTGATGGAACCTGTGCAATAGGTCCAAATCATTTTGACATATTTAAAAAATCCAATTCTCCAATTATATTCACTCCAGGTAATCATGATGACTATCCTGATCTTGAATGTGTTATAAATGCTGCAGAAAATGCCAAAATTACAGTTTTGAATAATGAATCAATGAAATTTAAAGGAGTGAATATTTATGGATTGCCTTTTAGTTTTTACCATAATTCTCAATGTAATTTTAATTTAAATAAAAATGAGACAAATCTCTTAATTTATCATGTACCAATGAATTGGGATGAATTTATTGAAATGGGATTTGATATTCAATTGTCAGGCCATACTCATGGAGGTCAGTTTTACCCAGCTACCTATTTTATAAAAAGAATGTTTCCATATTCAAGAGGATTATTTGAGAAAAATAGAAGTTATTTAAATGTTACTGATGGTATTGGAACTTTTGGCCCTCCAATTAGAGTAGGAACACATTGTGATATGTCTGTATTAAAATTAAAAAGAAAGAATTAG
- the mmp10 gene encoding methyl coenzyme M reductase-arginine methyltransferase Mmp10 (Mmp10 (methanogenesis marker protein 10) is a cobalamin-requiring radical SAM methyltransferase that creates the methylarginine modification to methyl coenzyme M reductase.): protein MQIVADVGGIPGKDCNGFCKYCYFRKVKEIEPLGCSNCLPNKIGCERCSKGISENVSKFRNPFEVLTDVQNTLMMQPVKDDIKVNISGGGDVSCYPYLENLTASLKQYGLNSHLGYTSGKGITNSEIATNLINNNVDEVTFTIFSSNPDIRREWVNDKHSEESLKACQTFAENIDLTAASVIIPGVNDGEILRDTCDALEKWGAKGIILMRFANTFNEGLILKNGPILKDFESQPIEEFGELVKQINKEYNFRVSGTPICDPETDGPFAIAKDKNEIFLQFIKKVTGEATIITSKTAEPYISKIFEKIGAEDVNVVAVPKEIACLITKEDLETLDLSEIKESVILPGRAFVHQLDAERILSADGVERVVGRGPDTLSVDGELSFDMTDENVIERELEQFNDLVDAINFFGMKIN, encoded by the coding sequence ATGCAAATTGTAGCTGATGTTGGTGGAATTCCAGGAAAAGATTGTAATGGTTTTTGTAAATATTGTTATTTTAGAAAAGTGAAAGAAATAGAACCTCTTGGATGTTCTAACTGCTTACCAAACAAAATTGGCTGTGAAAGATGCAGTAAAGGAATAAGTGAAAATGTAAGTAAATTTAGAAATCCCTTTGAAGTATTAACTGACGTGCAAAATACTTTAATGATGCAGCCTGTTAAAGATGACATCAAAGTAAATATTAGTGGAGGAGGGGACGTAAGCTGCTATCCTTACTTAGAAAACCTTACAGCTAGTTTAAAACAATATGGATTAAATTCACACTTAGGATATACAAGTGGAAAAGGCATTACCAACAGTGAAATAGCTACAAACTTAATTAACAACAATGTTGATGAAGTTACATTTACTATTTTTTCCAGTAATCCAGATATTAGAAGAGAATGGGTTAATGACAAACATAGCGAAGAATCCCTAAAAGCATGCCAAACTTTCGCTGAAAACATTGATTTAACAGCTGCATCTGTTATAATTCCTGGAGTTAATGATGGAGAAATTCTTAGAGATACTTGTGATGCATTAGAGAAATGGGGTGCCAAAGGAATTATATTAATGAGATTTGCAAATACATTTAATGAAGGATTAATCTTAAAAAATGGGCCAATTCTTAAGGATTTTGAATCACAGCCTATTGAAGAATTTGGCGAGCTTGTAAAACAGATTAATAAAGAGTATAACTTTAGAGTCTCTGGAACCCCAATTTGCGATCCTGAAACTGATGGTCCATTTGCAATAGCTAAAGATAAAAATGAAATCTTTTTACAGTTTATTAAAAAGGTAACTGGAGAAGCTACAATCATCACTTCAAAAACAGCTGAACCATATATTTCTAAGATATTTGAAAAAATTGGTGCTGAAGATGTTAATGTAGTTGCAGTTCCTAAAGAGATTGCATGTTTAATTACAAAAGAAGATCTTGAAACTTTAGATTTAAGTGAAATTAAAGAATCTGTTATATTGCCTGGACGTGCATTTGTACATCAACTTGATGCAGAGCGTATTTTAAGTGCTGATGGAGTTGAAAGAGTTGTTGGGCGCGGTCCAGATACTCTCAGTGTTGATGGTGAATTAAGTTTTGATATGACTGATGAAAATGTTATTGAAAGAGAATTAGAACAGTTTAATGACTTAGTTGATGCAATTAACTTCTTTGGTATGAAAATAAACTAA
- the mcrB gene encoding coenzyme-B sulfoethylthiotransferase subunit beta, whose translation MAKFDDKVDLYDDRGSLVVSDVPIEALSPLRNPAIQNIVKGVKRTVAVNLDGVEKALRTGSIGGDKSKILGRELDLDIVGNAEAIAEKMKDMIQVSEDDDTNITPISGGKRLLVQIPSVRIDVAAEYSVAPLSAASTLVQAIIETFDVSIYDANYVKGAVLGRYPQSVDYKGANIATMLDIPQKLEGPGYALRGVKANDFAAATLKNTFQATALAAIFEQTAMFEMGDALGAYERLHLLGLAYQGMNANNMVLDLVKENAAEGTVGSVVQGTIARAEADGVIAPQKDLGGFNLYNTDDAALWNAYAAAGATAATMVNVGAARAAQGIPSTLLYFNDNIEFATGLPSIDYGRAEGVAVGFSFFSHSIYGGGGPGLFNGNHVVTRHSKGFCIPCVAAAMSLDAGTQLFSPEATSGLIKEVYSQIDEFREPLKYVALAADEIKGDI comes from the coding sequence ATGGCAAAGTTTGATGATAAAGTCGATTTATACGACGATAGAGGTTCATTAGTTGTATCTGATGTACCAATCGAAGCTTTAAGCCCACTTAGAAACCCTGCAATTCAAAACATCGTTAAAGGTGTAAAAAGAACTGTTGCAGTAAACTTAGATGGTGTAGAAAAAGCTTTGAGAACTGGTTCCATCGGTGGAGATAAATCTAAAATTTTAGGAAGAGAATTAGATCTCGACATCGTAGGTAATGCAGAAGCAATTGCTGAAAAAATGAAAGATATGATACAAGTTTCTGAAGATGACGATACTAACATTACTCCAATTTCTGGAGGTAAAAGGTTATTAGTACAAATCCCATCTGTCAGAATTGATGTTGCTGCTGAGTATTCTGTTGCACCATTATCTGCTGCATCTACTTTAGTTCAAGCAATTATCGAAACTTTCGATGTAAGTATCTACGATGCTAACTACGTAAAAGGTGCAGTATTAGGTAGATACCCACAATCTGTAGATTACAAAGGAGCTAATATTGCTACTATGTTAGACATTCCACAAAAACTCGAAGGTCCTGGTTACGCTTTAAGAGGAGTAAAAGCAAACGATTTCGCTGCTGCTACTTTAAAAAACACTTTCCAAGCTACTGCATTAGCTGCTATCTTCGAACAAACTGCTATGTTTGAAATGGGTGACGCTTTAGGTGCTTACGAAAGATTACACTTATTAGGTTTAGCTTACCAAGGAATGAACGCAAACAACATGGTATTAGACTTAGTTAAAGAAAATGCTGCTGAAGGTACTGTTGGTAGTGTAGTACAAGGTACTATTGCTAGAGCAGAAGCTGATGGCGTAATCGCTCCACAAAAAGACTTAGGCGGATTCAACCTCTACAACACTGATGATGCAGCTTTATGGAACGCATATGCTGCTGCTGGTGCTACTGCAGCAACTATGGTAAACGTTGGTGCTGCTCGTGCTGCTCAAGGTATTCCATCTACTTTATTATACTTCAATGATAACATTGAATTTGCTACTGGTTTACCAAGTATCGATTACGGTAGAGCAGAAGGTGTAGCTGTAGGATTCTCTTTCTTCAGTCACTCTATCTACGGTGGTGGAGGTCCTGGTCTCTTTAACGGTAACCACGTTGTAACAAGACACAGTAAAGGATTCTGTATACCTTGTGTAGCTGCTGCTATGTCTTTAGATGCAGGAACACAACTCTTTTCACCAGAAGCTACTTCTGGATTAATTAAAGAAGTATACAGTCAAATTGATGAATTTAGAGAACCTCTCAAATATGTTGCTTTAGCAGCTGATGAAATTAAAGGTGACATCTAA